In Methyloterricola oryzae, one DNA window encodes the following:
- a CDS encoding cytochrome c peroxidase — protein sequence MNQLKTGKAKLLGALAAMVTPLALSLAPVHEAGAHGALKFPPSLQDVRPAPVPGINKIIKDKKAALVLGKALFWDMNVGSDDMSCGSCHFHAGADNRTKNSLNHGGKRDVTDAEGNELYPSLAPGHKGTASGGAGGSNYAVKSADFPFVQFANPKNNGSAKTAESDNVMSSSGTYAGEFKGVSKTGPSTDDCDRAGHDGIYHVGDLRARQVEPRNTPTVFNSVLNYRLFWDGRANNTFNGVNEFGLRDSEAGVWVNTGGKVKKQKLALSHAHVASLSVGPPLNNQEMSCNNRKFPDVGRKLLSRRALERQEVHAEDSVLANYRAGDGIGLKQTYAQLVKKAFNAKYWSAKAPKGGKAPFGKPGYSDEAYTQMEANFSLFFGLAMQEYFNTLIADQAPIDSKRVQRCYDGHDVTPAETCANPENLAEIPEALTPAQVRGMQHFINAHCVLCHSGALFSAAASPENLTVTRSKKGKVKLQAPDADSVNTVLRTTDLTGRPRLQDVGFMNTGVAHWSFDQGVGRPSALHPELNQPLSFARQYLSQLIGDSAGVLDPLKVKACQLGAAFTGGRSDPLVFPREQLQADPAGSAGCVVTDYNTGQVTDKTSLAFVPTQEAAQAEWNKTLNGQPSLLKVGVSAAFKIPSLRNVELTAPYFHNGSALTLPQVLDFYIRTGNYTNPDRAAGEMPTLAEILGEAPNVTEDLLEFLKSLTDERVRNEAAPFDHPALKVPHGHKGDEAIALDEDGDGMADDEILSVPAIGRNGRTAEGLEPIKPLQQTIEGSDGTL from the coding sequence ATGAACCAGCTGAAGACAGGCAAGGCAAAGCTATTGGGCGCCCTGGCGGCCATGGTGACACCGCTTGCACTAAGCCTTGCCCCGGTGCACGAGGCAGGCGCCCATGGCGCCCTGAAGTTTCCGCCTTCCCTGCAGGACGTCAGGCCTGCGCCTGTCCCCGGAATCAACAAGATCATCAAGGACAAAAAGGCCGCACTCGTCCTTGGCAAGGCCTTGTTCTGGGACATGAACGTGGGCAGCGACGACATGTCCTGCGGTAGTTGCCATTTCCACGCCGGCGCCGACAACCGCACCAAGAACTCACTCAACCACGGCGGCAAGCGCGACGTCACCGACGCGGAGGGCAACGAACTTTATCCCTCGCTGGCCCCGGGCCACAAAGGCACCGCATCGGGCGGTGCGGGTGGCTCCAACTACGCGGTCAAGTCAGCGGATTTTCCCTTCGTCCAGTTCGCGAATCCCAAGAACAACGGGTCGGCGAAGACCGCTGAGAGCGATAACGTGATGTCGTCCTCAGGCACCTACGCCGGCGAATTCAAAGGTGTCAGCAAGACCGGGCCAAGCACGGATGACTGCGACCGCGCCGGCCACGACGGCATCTACCATGTCGGCGACCTGCGTGCCCGCCAGGTGGAGCCGCGCAACACCCCGACCGTCTTCAATTCAGTACTCAACTACCGCTTGTTCTGGGACGGCCGCGCCAACAACACCTTCAACGGCGTCAACGAATTCGGCCTGCGCGACAGCGAGGCCGGCGTCTGGGTGAACACTGGCGGCAAGGTCAAGAAGCAGAAGCTGGCCCTGAGCCACGCCCATGTCGCGTCACTCTCGGTGGGGCCACCCCTGAACAACCAGGAGATGTCCTGCAATAACCGGAAGTTCCCGGACGTCGGTCGCAAACTCCTCAGCCGCCGCGCCCTGGAACGCCAGGAAGTGCATGCGGAGGACAGCGTACTTGCCAACTACCGAGCTGGCGACGGCATCGGCCTGAAGCAGACCTATGCACAACTGGTGAAGAAAGCCTTCAACGCCAAGTACTGGTCAGCCAAGGCCCCCAAGGGCGGCAAGGCGCCCTTCGGCAAGCCCGGGTACTCCGACGAGGCCTACACCCAGATGGAGGCCAACTTCTCCCTGTTCTTTGGCTTGGCCATGCAGGAATACTTCAATACCCTCATCGCCGACCAGGCGCCCATCGATTCCAAGCGGGTGCAGCGCTGTTACGACGGCCACGACGTCACGCCCGCAGAGACCTGCGCCAATCCGGAAAACCTGGCCGAGATCCCGGAGGCCCTGACCCCCGCCCAGGTGCGCGGCATGCAGCACTTCATCAACGCGCACTGCGTGCTGTGTCACAGCGGCGCCCTTTTCAGTGCCGCGGCCAGCCCCGAGAACCTGACGGTCACCCGCAGCAAGAAAGGCAAAGTCAAACTTCAGGCACCGGATGCCGACTCGGTCAACACCGTGTTGCGCACCACCGATCTGACCGGCCGTCCGCGCCTTCAAGACGTGGGCTTCATGAACACCGGCGTGGCCCATTGGTCGTTCGATCAGGGCGTAGGCCGCCCAAGCGCCCTGCATCCGGAACTGAACCAGCCCCTGTCCTTCGCGCGGCAATACCTGTCCCAACTCATCGGCGACAGCGCGGGCGTGCTTGATCCTCTCAAGGTTAAGGCCTGCCAGTTGGGTGCCGCCTTCACCGGAGGCCGTTCCGACCCACTGGTGTTCCCCAGAGAGCAGTTGCAGGCAGACCCCGCAGGCAGCGCTGGCTGCGTCGTCACCGACTACAACACCGGACAGGTGACCGACAAGACGTCGCTGGCCTTCGTCCCCACCCAGGAAGCAGCCCAGGCGGAATGGAACAAGACCCTGAATGGGCAGCCCAGCCTGCTCAAGGTGGGCGTGTCCGCCGCCTTCAAGATCCCCTCCCTGCGTAACGTGGAGCTGACGGCGCCCTACTTCCACAACGGGTCGGCGCTGACCCTCCCCCAGGTGCTGGACTTCTATATCCGCACGGGCAATTACACCAACCCGGACCGCGCCGCGGGCGAAATGCCCACCCTGGCGGAAATCCTGGGCGAAGCCCCCAACGTCACCGAGGATCTGCTCGAGTTCCTCAAGAGCTTGACCGACGAGCGTGTGCGCAATGAAGCAGCGCCCTTCGATCATCCGGCGCTAAAAGTGCCCCACGGCCACAAGGGTGACGAGGCCATCGCTTTGGACGAAGACGGCGACGGCATGGCGGACGATGAAATCCTGAGCGTTCCCGCCATCGGCAGGAACGGCCGGACCGCTGAAGGCCTGGAGCCCATCAAGCCCCTGCAGCAGACCATCGAGGGCAGCGACGGAACCCTCTGA